In Vreelandella piezotolerans, one genomic interval encodes:
- the cmoB gene encoding tRNA 5-methoxyuridine(34)/uridine 5-oxyacetic acid(34) synthase CmoB produces the protein MALLPDDHRALYQAFLDQAAQDASLTPWLAKLPEQLASGLDRQRHGDLSAWEKAVAKLPPLPDERRVDLNSDTLTVELELTDSQQRQCFNLLRKLAPWRKGPFSLGGIEIDTEWRSDWKWQRVSPHLAPLKYRKVLDVGGGSGYHAWRMAGAGAAFVLVIDPSPRFYWQFQAVRHFVGNADDGRTQFLPVGIEDVPENLGFFDTVFSMGVLYHRPSPLEHLQQLKDALAPGGELVLETLVVEGDEQTVFVPGERYAAMPNVYFLPSSKALCHWLSRCGYTNVRVVDEAVTTLDEQRSTEWMTYQSLADFLDPHDRSRTVEGYPSPRRAVILANKPT, from the coding sequence GTGGCGCTACTCCCCGACGATCACCGCGCGCTGTATCAAGCGTTTCTGGACCAAGCCGCCCAGGATGCCTCGCTGACGCCTTGGCTGGCTAAACTCCCCGAGCAGCTCGCCAGCGGACTGGACCGCCAGCGCCACGGCGACCTCTCTGCCTGGGAAAAAGCCGTGGCCAAATTGCCGCCGCTGCCGGACGAGCGCCGTGTGGATTTGAACAGCGATACGCTGACAGTCGAACTCGAGCTCACCGACAGCCAGCAGCGCCAGTGCTTCAACCTGCTGCGCAAGCTGGCCCCATGGCGCAAAGGCCCGTTTAGCCTGGGGGGTATCGAGATCGACACCGAGTGGCGCTCGGATTGGAAATGGCAAAGGGTCTCCCCGCATCTGGCACCGCTTAAGTATCGCAAAGTGTTGGATGTCGGCGGCGGCAGCGGCTATCACGCTTGGCGGATGGCGGGTGCAGGTGCCGCTTTCGTGTTAGTGATCGACCCATCGCCGCGCTTTTACTGGCAGTTCCAGGCAGTGCGCCATTTCGTTGGCAACGCCGACGACGGCCGCACGCAGTTTCTGCCGGTGGGTATCGAAGACGTACCGGAGAACCTGGGTTTCTTCGATACGGTGTTCTCCATGGGCGTGCTTTACCACCGTCCATCGCCGCTCGAACACCTGCAGCAGCTAAAAGACGCTTTGGCCCCCGGCGGCGAGCTGGTACTGGAAACCCTGGTGGTGGAAGGCGACGAGCAGACCGTGTTCGTCCCCGGCGAGCGTTACGCCGCCATGCCTAACGTCTACTTTCTGCCCTCCTCCAAAGCGCTGTGCCACTGGCTTTCGCGCTGCGGCTATACCAATGTGCGGGTCGTTGACGAAGCAGTGACGACACTCGACGAGCAGCGCTCCACCGAGTGGATGACCTACCAGTCGCTGGCGGACTTTCTCGACCCCCATGATCGCAGCCGCACCGTCGAGGGCTATCCGTCGCCGCGCCGGGCGGTGATTCTGGCAAACAAGCCGACGTAG
- the pgi gene encoding glucose-6-phosphate isomerase codes for MAFATATPDTLPAWQTLQQHAQALKHVHLKNLFGDDPGRWQHFTRQVAGLTLDLSKQRWDDDTLEHLLALAHEAGVPGAIEALLSGKRVNVSENRPALHTALRLPADASLDVEGEDIVEAVHDSLAQMERLVQRLHAGQWRGATGKPIRHVVNLGVGGSDLGPLMVTHALSDYRPRDIHPVEVHFASTMDGSQLADYLSRFNPETTLFVLSSKSFTTIDTLSNANTARDWLIGRLTQHADLPDASPHAKPISEALIVRQHFIGVSASPEKMSEWGIASDHQLMFWEWVGGRYSLWGTIGLPIALVVGMAHFRELLAGAHAMDSHFRDAPLADNLPVLLGLAGIWNVNFLDIRAHSILPYDGRLEYFAAYLEQLEMESNGKSVTRQGQAVNYSTCPVLWGQLGPNAQHAFYQLLHQGTQPVVCDFIAPLKRYDEVEEPDTRRHLKAQHRLALANCFAQSRVLMLGDDALDEDGPRPEHKRYRGNQPSTTVLLDQLTPATLGALIALYEHKVFVQAVIWDINPFDQWGVELGKQIATDTQAIIDGEGDIARMDASSRGLIEALWAAEQA; via the coding sequence ATGGCTTTCGCAACAGCAACTCCCGATACGCTTCCCGCTTGGCAAACGTTACAGCAGCATGCGCAAGCGCTTAAACACGTTCACTTGAAAAACCTGTTTGGGGACGACCCTGGACGCTGGCAGCACTTTACGCGTCAGGTAGCGGGGCTGACCCTCGATCTTTCCAAGCAGCGTTGGGACGACGATACGCTGGAGCATCTGCTGGCGCTGGCGCACGAAGCGGGCGTCCCCGGTGCCATCGAGGCGCTGTTGAGCGGCAAACGGGTGAACGTCAGTGAGAACCGCCCGGCGCTGCATACTGCCTTGCGCTTACCTGCGGATGCGAGCCTGGACGTGGAAGGCGAGGATATCGTCGAGGCCGTGCATGACAGCTTGGCGCAGATGGAGCGTCTGGTGCAGCGCCTGCACGCTGGCCAGTGGCGTGGGGCCACCGGCAAGCCGATTCGTCACGTGGTGAACTTAGGTGTGGGCGGCTCGGATTTGGGGCCGCTCATGGTGACCCATGCGCTATCGGACTATCGGCCCCGGGATATTCATCCGGTCGAGGTGCATTTTGCCTCGACCATGGACGGCTCTCAGTTGGCGGATTACCTCAGCCGTTTCAACCCGGAGACCACGCTGTTCGTGCTGTCGTCCAAGTCGTTCACCACCATCGATACGCTCTCCAATGCGAACACGGCCCGCGACTGGTTGATCGGGCGACTCACCCAGCACGCCGACCTGCCGGACGCGAGCCCTCATGCCAAACCGATCAGCGAGGCGCTGATCGTGCGCCAGCATTTCATCGGTGTATCGGCCAGCCCTGAAAAGATGAGTGAGTGGGGGATTGCCTCTGACCATCAGCTGATGTTTTGGGAGTGGGTCGGCGGGCGCTACTCGCTGTGGGGTACCATTGGGCTGCCGATCGCGCTGGTGGTAGGCATGGCGCATTTTCGAGAACTGTTGGCGGGTGCCCACGCTATGGATAGCCACTTCCGCGATGCGCCGCTGGCCGACAACCTGCCGGTGCTATTGGGCTTGGCGGGCATCTGGAACGTCAACTTTCTGGATATTCGCGCCCACTCGATTCTGCCCTACGACGGACGGTTGGAGTACTTTGCCGCTTACCTAGAGCAGCTCGAGATGGAGTCCAACGGTAAGTCGGTCACCCGACAGGGCCAAGCAGTCAACTACTCCACCTGCCCGGTACTCTGGGGGCAGCTCGGCCCGAACGCCCAGCACGCCTTTTATCAGTTGCTGCACCAGGGCACCCAACCGGTGGTCTGCGATTTCATTGCTCCCCTGAAGCGTTACGACGAGGTCGAGGAGCCGGATACCCGCCGCCACTTGAAGGCCCAGCATCGCCTGGCGTTGGCCAACTGCTTTGCCCAATCCCGCGTGCTGATGCTGGGTGACGATGCGTTGGACGAGGATGGCCCGCGCCCCGAGCACAAGCGATACCGGGGCAATCAGCCCTCGACCACGGTGCTGCTGGATCAGTTGACGCCCGCCACGTTGGGCGCGCTGATTGCACTTTACGAGCACAAGGTCTTCGTTCAGGCCGTCATTTGGGACATCAACCCCTTCGATCAGTGGGGCGTCGAGCTGGGTAAGCAGATTGCCACCGATACCCAGGCCATCATCGATGGCGAGGGCGATATCGCTCGTATGGATGCGTCTAGCCGCGGTCTCATCGAGGCATTGTGGGCAGCAGAGCAGGCGTAG
- the cmoA gene encoding carboxy-S-adenosyl-L-methionine synthase CmoA: MSDASYRDAIFSTPLDKVARFSFDEQVVACFPDMIRRSVPGYGQILGMLSLIAKRHLRHGAHVYDLGCSLGASGLALAGALPADAFRYTGIDLSPAMAARAKQTFLEECPDHALQVEEADIRTYEYAPSGMIILNFTLQFLPPADRDALLERLYDALEPGGVLILSEKTVDADERDNAWRVERYHDFKRANGYSDMEISQKRTALENVLIPDTLDALHERLSLAGFPRSMTWFQYLNFTSLIAFKEG; encoded by the coding sequence ATGAGTGATGCATCTTACCGCGACGCTATCTTTTCAACACCCCTAGACAAGGTGGCTAGGTTCTCCTTTGATGAGCAGGTCGTCGCGTGCTTCCCTGATATGATCCGCCGCTCGGTGCCCGGCTATGGCCAAATCCTGGGTATGCTGAGCCTGATTGCCAAACGCCATCTGCGCCACGGCGCCCACGTATACGATCTGGGCTGCTCGCTGGGCGCCTCCGGCCTTGCCCTGGCAGGCGCCCTGCCCGCCGATGCGTTCCGCTATACCGGTATCGACCTTTCCCCGGCCATGGCCGCCCGCGCCAAGCAGACCTTTCTCGAGGAGTGCCCCGACCATGCGTTGCAGGTCGAAGAAGCCGATATTCGTACCTACGAGTATGCGCCGTCGGGGATGATCATTCTCAACTTTACGCTGCAATTCTTGCCCCCGGCCGACCGGGATGCGCTGCTCGAGCGCCTTTATGATGCACTGGAGCCCGGCGGCGTGCTGATTTTGTCGGAAAAGACCGTCGATGCCGACGAGCGCGACAATGCCTGGCGGGTCGAGCGCTACCACGACTTCAAGCGTGCCAACGGCTATAGCGATATGGAGATCAGCCAAAAGCGCACCGCGCTCGAGAACGTGCTGATTCCCGATACGCTCGATGCGCTGCACGAGCGCTTGTCGCTGGCGGGCTTCCCCCGCTCCATGACTTGGTTCCAGTACCTGAACTTCACCTCGCTGATCGCTTTCAAGGAGGGTTAA
- a CDS encoding zinc metallopeptidase has protein sequence MLILLVVLALAIFVLPNLWAKWVLKRHTRGRDDYPGTGAELAEHLLRRLGVEGVRVERTEQGDHYDPESRCVRLTPDHYDGRSLTAVTVAAHEVGHAIQHHEGYAPLLARSRLVTLAQKAEKLGAILMMAAPFLFLLTRLPGGLAMVIAMAVISFGTAALVHLVTLPVEFDASFNRALPLLKEYVPPADMAGARHVLTACAFTYVAASLASVMNLGRWLVILRR, from the coding sequence ATGCTGATTCTTCTTGTCGTATTGGCACTGGCCATTTTCGTCTTGCCCAATCTGTGGGCGAAGTGGGTGTTGAAGCGCCATACCCGTGGGCGTGACGACTACCCGGGCACCGGCGCGGAGTTGGCCGAGCATCTGCTGCGCCGCTTGGGCGTCGAGGGCGTGCGAGTCGAGCGTACCGAGCAGGGGGACCATTACGACCCCGAATCGCGCTGCGTGCGCTTGACCCCCGACCATTACGATGGCCGCTCGCTCACGGCGGTGACCGTTGCCGCCCATGAAGTGGGTCATGCCATTCAGCACCATGAAGGCTACGCGCCGCTGCTGGCACGCAGCCGCTTGGTCACGCTGGCGCAAAAAGCCGAAAAGCTGGGCGCCATTTTGATGATGGCCGCGCCTTTTCTCTTCCTACTCACGCGGTTACCCGGTGGGCTGGCCATGGTCATTGCCATGGCGGTGATCAGCTTCGGCACGGCGGCGCTGGTGCATCTCGTCACGCTGCCGGTGGAGTTCGATGCCAGCTTCAATCGTGCGCTGCCTCTGCTCAAAGAGTACGTCCCTCCCGCCGATATGGCCGGTGCCCGCCACGTTCTCACCGCCTGCGCCTTTACCTACGTGGCCGCGTCACTGGCCAGCGTGATGAACCTAGGCCGCTGGCTGGTGATTCTCCGGCGTTAG
- a CDS encoding App1 family protein: MAWYHQWASFAKRLAHVIAKPMKRDSGRSGVMVHPYRGYGSQQEVFVMGRVFRQAALGRAIPRRGVLRDTADVARRVFRRGLANAQVDLRIGDNQLCLTTDRDGYFDAHLPIKTPLPVDVSWHRADILVRAKGHPPVRTSVEVYVPPPEADLLVISDIDDTVMFTGVAEKLKMLYRLFVRKPHRRTAFPGVASLYQALYRGQTEKGERPILYVSRGPWAIYEMLEAFFQMNRIPIGPILFLREWGISWRKPWPRRAEAHKRELIDRMLALYDDMPCILIGDSGQHDPEVYTEVVKAYPDRIKSIYIRRVDNNPQREAAIQRLRDELAHTECELVLAADSILIAEHAHAQGDISARGLQAVQRDVEAHRNEPA; this comes from the coding sequence ATGGCGTGGTACCACCAGTGGGCAAGCTTCGCCAAAAGGCTTGCCCACGTCATTGCAAAACCGATGAAGCGGGACAGCGGCCGCAGTGGGGTGATGGTACATCCCTATCGTGGCTATGGCTCCCAGCAGGAAGTTTTCGTTATGGGCCGAGTGTTCCGCCAAGCGGCACTCGGTCGCGCCATTCCAAGACGCGGCGTGCTGCGCGATACCGCCGATGTGGCGCGTCGTGTCTTTCGTCGTGGCCTCGCCAATGCCCAGGTCGATCTACGAATTGGCGACAACCAGCTCTGCTTGACCACCGACCGCGACGGCTACTTTGATGCTCACTTGCCTATCAAGACGCCCTTGCCGGTCGACGTTTCCTGGCACCGCGCCGATATTTTGGTGCGCGCCAAGGGACACCCACCCGTTCGTACCAGTGTCGAGGTCTATGTTCCACCTCCTGAAGCGGATCTGCTAGTGATTAGCGATATCGATGATACGGTGATGTTCACGGGTGTCGCGGAAAAGCTCAAAATGCTCTATCGGTTGTTCGTGCGTAAGCCGCACCGCCGAACGGCATTCCCCGGTGTGGCGTCGCTCTACCAAGCGCTTTACCGTGGCCAAACCGAAAAGGGTGAACGCCCGATCCTATACGTCTCCCGGGGTCCTTGGGCTATTTATGAGATGCTGGAAGCCTTTTTCCAAATGAACCGGATTCCGATTGGGCCAATACTGTTTTTGCGCGAGTGGGGCATCTCCTGGCGCAAACCATGGCCCCGCCGAGCGGAAGCACACAAACGAGAACTCATCGATCGTATGCTGGCGTTATACGACGACATGCCCTGCATCTTGATTGGTGATAGCGGTCAACATGACCCCGAAGTCTATACGGAGGTCGTCAAAGCCTACCCGGATCGGATCAAATCGATCTACATACGTCGTGTCGATAACAATCCACAGCGGGAGGCCGCCATTCAGCGCTTGCGCGATGAGTTAGCCCATACCGAGTGTGAGCTGGTCCTGGCGGCAGATAGCATTTTGATTGCCGAACACGCCCACGCCCAAGGCGATATTTCGGCGCGTGGCTTGCAGGCCGTTCAGCGTGATGTGGAAGCGCATCGCAACGAGCCTGCCTAA